GGCTGCCACGAAATAAAGCGCCAGCAACATAGTGATGAAGGCAAATACGCCTGTAAGCATCTGATAGGTTTCATTTGCCAAGTCTCCCCACCACAGCCCAATGAAGAAGAACATCAGTGCCGCAATAATCAGGAATATTGGAAGCAATCTTATGGGCTGTGCCAAAGAAACAACGGCGAGAACCAAGAGGATAATTCCAACGAATAAAACGGCCATGCCACCATTTCCAAACACAGGATCGGATGCGATTTGCGGAAACGCCAGGGTAAAAACACCCAGGACGCCAAAAACCGCAGACATCAGATAGTTTTCATTGAAAAACGCAACCGCAGTCACGATCAAAAAGCCAATCCCTATCCAATAGCTTACTGCAAGGATGGCGGGACCAGCGGAAACCTGTTCAAAGCCCCACATTGCGACCATAAAGGTCAGGTAGGCAATGAGCACGCAACCGAGACCCTCTGCCATCCCCAGTTTTATGTGTATATTTCTGTCTTCAGCCATTTCAACTCTCCTCCTTTAGCGGACATATTGAAAGTTGAAGGGGTTGCACCATCTCCGATGATGTGTAGGAACATTACACGATATTCAAATTACACATCCTCGGAATTCTAATCCCCCTTTCCTTTCGATGCCCCCGAACTGCTATTGCAGTCCTGTGGTTGATATCATTCTAATAGAATATATTAAACTTTATCTATCTCGGATGAACGGTTGGCTTTTAAATTTCAATCTAAACGCTTTTAAGGAGATAAAAGTTGAACTTATAGATAAATATAAATATTATTATTGAGTGCAGGGTATTATATAAAATTGAAATATATTTTCAGGCTTAATAAAATATTACTCATTATCTTTATGTTCATTTGAATATTATTATTTATTTATAATATTTTATTTAAAACATATGTTTCTTTATTTTAATTTTTGCATCGAGCCTGAATCTGATTTTTTTCTGGACAGATTCGAATAGCTCCTTTGATACTATAGGTTCGTGATCAGTAGCTAATACCTTTCCGTCCCAAAACAAGTAACCTGCATATATTGGATTATGAAGTATGCGACTGATAGACCAAACAGTCCATCTACAACCGCGCTTAGTCAATATTCCTTTTTGATTAAGCCTCCAAGCAATATCATCCATAGGAATTCCAGAATAATAAGATTGAAAAATTTCTAGAACCACAGGAGCTTCCGTGTCGTGAGCCACAATCTTGCCACTTTTGAAGCAATAACCATAGGGAGGATATGAGCCCATGGGTCCGCCTGAGCTTTCAGCTTTTTGAATCATCCCCATGTAAGTTCTTTCGCCGATTTGCTCGCTTTCAAGTTGCGCTATCCGTTGTATAATATCTACCACAAATCGACCAACGGCTGTAGAAGTATCCAACGATTCATTCATGGATGCAAACTTTTTTCCCCATTTCTCTAGATTTTCCATCATAGTCATAAAGTTCTTACTGTTGCGATGAATGCGATCCATCTTCATGACCAAAATGACGTCCCAAAAATCGCGTTCCTGCATCATTCTCTGATAGGCGGGCCTCTTGGTATTCCTGCCTGAATACCCATTGTCCTCATAACATGCTGCTATCTCCCAGCCCTGACTTTCACAATATGCTATTAGTTTTTCTTTTTGCGCTTCAAGAGAAAAGCCTTCTTTAGCTTGGTCTTCTGTGGAGACTCTAATATACAGAGCCGCCCTAACCATGCGCCACACCACACGACTCTACTTTTTGTTTTTCTAATTCAGGCGACGCTTTTCTACGGCGAAGAAGCAATTCTAATTGAGTTTTATTGAATTCTTCTAAGGAAATTATTGATTGATGCTGCGCCTTTCGCAAAATCCCATTCCATTCAATATATCCACAATAAAGTGGATTTTTTAATATATTCGCAATGGTGCTTTTTTTCCAGACTTTATTCTTTTTTGTTGTTATTAAACGAGCATTCAGTCTATTGGCGATCTGTTCCAAACTCGCCCCTGCTAAGTAAGAATTGAAAATCTCTTTCACAATTGAAGCTTCGTTTTCTTTTAAAACCAATCTTCTTTCATGAAATTCATAACCATATGGCTCGGCGAAACCTAGATAAC
This genomic stretch from Methanomassiliicoccales archaeon harbors:
- a CDS encoding recombinase family protein translates to MVRAALYIRVSTEDQAKEGFSLEAQKEKLIAYCESQGWEIAACYEDNGYSGRNTKRPAYQRMMQERDFWDVILVMKMDRIHRNSKNFMTMMENLEKWGKKFASMNESLDTSTAVGRFVVDIIQRIAQLESEQIGERTYMGMIQKAESSGGPMGSYPPYGYCFKSGKIVAHDTEAPVVLEIFQSYYSGIPMDDIAWRLNQKGILTKRGCRWTVWSISRILHNPIYAGYLFWDGKVLATDHEPIVSKELFESVQKKIRFRLDAKIKIKKHMF